Part of the Janibacter endophyticus genome is shown below.
ATGAGGCAGATCGACGAGGTGACCCGTCTGTTCGCCGCGGCCGCAGACACCCTCACCGAGGCGCACTGGGTCCGCTCGGCGCCGGAGCGGCTCGCGGCGACCCGCGCGGGGACGCTGCAGGTCGCGGCCGCGGTCCTCGCGGCCCGGGGCCGACCGGGGGCGCTCGGTGCTGCTGGTGAGCGGCCGGGCTGCCCGTGGGAGGCCCTGGCCCGGATCGCGCCCGAGCTCGCCGAGCGGGCCGACCATCTCGCCCGGGCCTATGCACAGCCCCCGCAGGACGTCCGGGGGCTCGACGACCTGCTGCGCGCCGGCGAGGACTTCCTCCTCGTCGCGGCGGCGACGCTCGGGCTGCCCGCGCCGAGCCTGCCGGCGACGCTCGTCCCGGTGAGCCTGACCAGCCTGCGTCCCGCGGGAGGGGCGCGGGCGTCGTGACCGGGGCCGCGCGCACCGTCGGCGACCCGACGACAGCCGCCGGCGGGTCCCCCTTCGCCCACCTGCGGGTCGCCTCCGGCTACTCCCTGCGGCACGGCACGGCGACGCCCGAGGCGCTCGTCGCCCGGGCCGCCGAGCACGGGCAGCGGTGGCTGGCGCTCACCGACCGCGACGGGCTCTACGGCGCGGTCCGGCACGTCCGGGCTGCGGCGGCCGCGGGCATCGAGCCGCTCCTCGGTGTCGACCTCGCCGTCCGGCCGGGCAGCGGCCCGACCCCGCCGACGACCTCGCGCACCCCGGTGCGGGGCGGGGCGAGCGTCGACCCGCGCCACCCCCGGGTCACCGTGCTGGCCCGGGGCGCCGGCGCCGGGGTGCCGCACGCCCTCGGCTGGGCCCGCCTGTGCCGTCTCGTGAGCGAGGCGCACCTCGTCGGCGAGCGCGGGCAGGCCGACGTCGAGGCGGCGACGATCGCCCGGCACGCCCGCGGGCCCGAGGGGGAGCGCTCACCGCTCGTCGTCCTCCTCGGCCCCGACTCCGACGTCGGGCGGGCCCTGCTCGCCCGACGGCCCGACGAGGCGATGAGCCGGCTGCGCCGCTGGGTCGGGCTGCTCGGCCGCGACGGGGTGGTCGTCGAGGTCGTCGACCACGGCGGACCCGCCGGCACGCCCGCCTCGACCGGCCACGCCGCGCTCCTGCTCGCACTCGCCGACGCCGCCCGGGTGCGGGCCGTGCTCACCGGAGCGGTCCGACACCTCGACCCGGCCGACAGCGTCGTCGCCGACGTGCTCGACGCCACCCGCCGGCTCGTCGTCCTCGACACGCGTCACCTCGACCGGGTGAGCGACGCCGGGCACCTCGCGAGCACCCCGACGATGACACGGGTGGCGCACCGGGCCGCCGCCGCCGGGATCGGCCGGGGAGCGGGTCGCCCCGGCGAGAGCGCCCGGCAGCGCGGCGAGCGGCTCCTCGCCGACACCCTCGCGACCGCGGCCGAGTGCGCCCAGGACCCCCGGCACGACCTCGGCATCGGCCGGGTCCACCTGCCCGAGGCGTCCGTGCTCGGCATCGCGGCCGACGAGGACCCGATGGCGGTGCTCACGCAGCGCTGCCGGGCCGCCGTCGGCCGGCGCTACCCTGGCGCCGACGACGCACTCCTCGCCCGGGTGCACGCCCGGCTCGACGAGGAGCTGCGGGTCATCGACACCCTCGGCTACCCCACGTACTTCCTCACCGTCGCCACCGTCGTCGACCTCATCACCGAGGCGGGGGTACGGGTCGCCGCTCGCGGCTCGGGCGCCGGCAGCCTCGTCAACCACCTCCTCGGCATCAGCGCCATCGACCCGATCCGCTACGGCCTGCTCATGGAGCGCTTCTGCTCGCCGCTGCGCGCCGAGCTGCCCGACATCGACATCGACGTCGAGTCCGCCCGGCGCACCGAGATCTACGAGCTGATCCTCGAACGCTTCGGGCGCGAGCGGGTCACCTGCGTCTCGATGATGGACACCTACAAGGCGCGGCACGCGATCCGCGACGTCGGCGCCGCGCTCGGCATGACCCCCGGCGAGGTCGACGAGATCGCGAAGTCCTTCCCGCACATCCGTGCCCGTGACGTCCGCTCCGCCCTCGAGGAGCTCCCCGAGCTGCGCAGCCGGGGCCTGGGCACCCCCCGCCTGCGGACCCTCTTCGAGCTCGTCGAGCGGCTCGACGGGCTGCCCCGCCACATCGCGCTGCACCCGTGCGGGGTCGTCCTCTCCGACGCCGGGCTGCTCGACCGGACCCCCGTCGAGTCGAGCTGGCTCGGCTTCCCCATGAGCCAGTTCGACAAGGACGACGTCGAGGTGCTCGGCCTGCTCAAGCTCGACGTGCTCGGCATCCGCATGCAGTCGGCGATGGCCTACGCCGTCCGCGAGGTCGAGCGGGTCGACGGGCAGCAGATCGACCTCGACGACCGGGGCGACGTGCCGCTCGACGACGAGGCGACCTTCCGGATGATCCGCACGACGCGCACCCTCGGCTGCTTCCAGATCGAGAGCCCCGGTCAGCGCGAGCTCATCGGCAAGCTCGGCCCGGTCGCCTTCGAGGACCTCGTCGTCGACATCTCCCTCTTCCGCCCCGGCCCGGTGAAGTCCGACATGATCCGACCCTTCCTCGAGGCCCGGCACGGATGGTCGACGCCCGACCTGCTCCACCCCAGCCTCGTCGACGCGCTCGCCGAGACCGAGGGGGTCGTCGTCTTCCACGAGCAGATGCTCCAGATCATCGCCGAGACGACCGGCGTGAGCCTGGCGCAGGCCGACGAGGTGCGGCGGACCATGGGGGGCCGTGACGGGCAGGACCGCATCGAGGCGTGGTGGCGTCCCGCCGCGCTCGCCCGCGGCTACGCCCCCGACGACGTCGACCGGATCTGGTCGGTGCTCGCCGCCTTCGCCTCCTTCGGCTTCTGCAAGGCGCACGCGGCCGCCTTCGCCATGCCGACCTACCAGTCGGCCTGGCTCAAGACCCACCACCCGGCGGCCTTCCTCGCCGGGGTGCTCACCCACGACCCCGGCATGTACCCCAAGCGGCTCATCCTCGACGACGCCCGCTCGCTCGGCATCACCGTGCTGCCCGTCGACGTCAACGCGAGCACGGGGGAGTACCGCGTCGAGCGGGTCGGCGCCGACCTCGCCGGGCACGACCGCGGGCCGGTCGACCCGGCGCTGCCCGACGGCTCCGGCTACGGCATCCGGGTCGCGCTCTCGGACGTGCGCGGCATGAGCGAGGCCGAGGTCGCCCGGGTCGTCGCCGGGGCCCCCTACGAGTCGCTCGCCGACTTCTGGACCCGCGCGCAGGTCAGCCGCCCTGTCGTCGAGAGCCTCGTGCTCGTCGGCGCCTTCGACGCCGTCCACGGCATCGCCGCCACGGGGGCGGCACGCTCGCTCGACGGAGCCGGGGCCGGGTCCTCCGCCGCCGGCCCCGGTCGCCGCGGCCGGCTCACCCGGCGCGACCTCCTCCTCCACGTCGCCGAGCTCGACCGGTGGTCCCGGTCCACCGGCCGCCCCGCGGGCCGACGACGGGGGCGGACCACCCCCTTCGCCACCGGCCGGCGAGGCCAGGCGCCGGTCTGGGCGGAGGACGGGATGCCCGGGGCGCAGCAGGTGCGCACCCCGTCGGTCACCGCCGCGGCCCGGCAGCCGGTCGCCAGCCAGCTCACCCTCGACCTCGGCGACGAGCCCGACCTCGTGCCCGGCGTCGGTCTGCCCGAGATGAGCGCCGCCGAGCAGGTGCGCGCCGAGCTCGACGTCCTCGGGCTCGACGCGAGCCGGCACGTCATGGACCTCTACACGCCGATGCTCGACGCGCTCGGGGTGACCCGCAGCCGCGACGTCCTCTCCGTGCGCAGCCGATCGCAGATCCTCGTCGCCGGGGTCAAGGTCGCCACCCAGACCCCGCCGATCCGCTCCGGCCGCCGGGTCGTCTTCCTCACCGTCGACGACTCGACCGGACCGGTCGACGCGACCTTCTTCGAGGACGTCCAGGGGCCCTACGCCGCGACGATCTTCCACTCCTGGCTCGTCCTCGTCCGGGGCACCGTGCGGCGCACCGGCGAGCGGGGCGTCTCCCTCCTCGCCGACGGGGCGTGGGAGCTCCCCGGCCTGTGGGACGCGTGGTCGACCGGGGGGCTGCCCGCCGTGCACGCGGCACTCGAGGAGGCCGACGCGATGGCCCGCGCCCGGGCCGAGGCGGTCGAGGGAGATGGTGCGCCCGGCCGTCGGGTCCTCGTCCATGCCTCCGGCTTCCGGCAGTCGCCCTACGCCGACGTCCGGCCGGCGGGCGAGGCGGTCACGGCGGTGCCCGGTCGTGGCCGGGGCGGTGCTCCCGGCGGGCTCTCCGGTGCGGCCACCCGCAAGCTGTGGCACGCCTCCCCGGGGAGCTCGGGATGGTGAGCGTCACCGTCCGCGGCGTGCTGCTCGCAGCCGGTGCCGTGGGCGGCCTAGGGTTGGTGCGTCGCCCGACCGGGCGCACGAAGGGAGCACCGTGACCGAGGACCGCCGACCCGCACGTCGTCGCGGGGTCGAGAGCAACCTGCGCACCGCCGCCGTGTGGGCCGAGGTCGCCGAGCTGACCACCGACCGGCGCACCGAGCTCGGCCGACCCCTGCGTGTCCTCGACCTGGGAGGGGGCACCGGCGGTCTCGCCGTCCCGCTCGCCGAGCAGGGCCACACCGTCACCGTCGTCGATCCCAGCGCCGACGCGCTCGCCTCCCTGCGCCGACGCAGCGCCGAGTCCAGCGCCTCCGCCCGGATCAGCGCCGTCCAGGGCGACGCCGACAGCCTCACCGACGTCCTCGCCCCGGGCAGCGTCGACCTCGTCTGCTGCCACGGCACCCTCGAGGTCGTCGACGACCCTGACAGCACCCTCGCCCGCATCGCCGACGTCCTCGCGCCCGGCGGCTACCTCAGCCTCGTCACGGCGCAGCGGCTCGCGGCGGTGCTCGCCCGTGCCCTCGCTGGTCGCTTCGACCAGGCCCAGCACGTCCTCGCGAGCGAGGACGGCCGCTGGGGCGACGGCGACCCCATGCCCCGGCGCTTCGACCAGGGTGACGTCGTCGCCCGGCTCGGGCGGGCCGGCTTCACCGTCGAGAGCATCCACGGCGTCCGGGTCTTCAGTGACCTCGTCCCCGGTGCGCTCCTCGACTCCGAGTCCGACCGGGCCGAGATCCTCGCCCTCGAGCAGGCCAGCGTCGGCGACGCCGAGCGCTCGGTCCTCAGCCACCTCGGGACGCAGCTGCACGCCCTCGCCCGTCGCGACTGATCGCATGACGGCCTCGAGGCCGGCGTGAGCCGCCGGCAGTTCCGCGTCCCGGAGCGCGCCGACGACCGGCCGCTCGACGAGACCGGCTGTACCGTGCTCCACGTCGACATGGACGCCTTCTACGCGTCGGTGTCGCTGCGCACCCGGCCCGAGCTCGTCGGCACCCCGGTGATCATCGGCGGCGGCGGGCGCAGCGTCGTCCTCTCCGCCACCTACGAGGCCCGGGCCTTCGGCGTCACCTCCGCGATGCCGATGGGCCGGGCCCGGCGGCTCTGCCCCCAGGCGAGGATCATCGCCCCGGACCACGCGCTCTACTCCGAGGTCTCGCAGGGGGTCATGCGGATCTTCGAGAGCATCACCCCCTTCGTCGAGCCGCTGAGCCTCGACGAGGCCTTCCTCGACGTCGCGGGCGCCGTGCGGCTCATGGGGCCGCCGACGGTCATCGCCCAGATGATCCGCGACCGGGTCGTCGACGAGCAGGGCATCACCTGCTCCGTCGGGGTGGCGAGCACGAAGTTCGTCGCCAAGCTCGCCTCGGGCCTGGCCAAGCCCGACGGCCTGCTCCTCGTGCCGGCCGGCGAGATGGTGACCTTCGTCCAGCAGCTGCCCGTCGGCGCGCTCTGGGGGGTCGGTGACCGCACCGAGGAGGCCCTGGCCCGGCTCGGCCTCAAGACCGTCGCCGACATCGCCCACACCCCCCGGACCACCCTGACCCGGGCGCTCGGAGAGGCGACGGGTGCACACCTCCACGACCTCGCCTGGGGTCGCGACCCGCGTCGGGTCGAGCCGGTCCAGCGGGAGCGCAGCATCGGTCACGAGCGCACCTTCTCCGCCGACGTCGACGACCCCGAGGTGGTCCGCCGCGTCCTGCTCGGGCTCTCGGACAAGGCCGCGGCCCGGCTGCGCTCGCACGAGCTCGTCGGGCGCACGGTGAGCATCAAGATCCGCTTCGCCGACTTCACGACGATCACCCGCTCCCGCTCGCTGCGCGACGCCACCGACGTCAGTCGCGACATCTACGCCGTCGCTCGCGAGCTCTACGAGGCGCTCGGGCTGCAGCGCGCCCGGATCCGGCTCGTCGGGGTTCGCGTCGAGGGGCTCTCCGAGGCGGCGTCGACGCCCGTCCAGGTCGCCCTCGACGAGCCCGAGCACGGGTGGCGCGATGCCGACCGCGCGATCGACCGGGCCTCGGCGCGCTTCGGCGCCGGCAGCGTCCGGCCGGCGAGCCTGCTGACGGGGGAGTCCCGGCCTACCGCACGGCCCGATCCCGACCTAGACTGAAGGTCTATCGGTATCCCTGGGCCGAGGTCCCGACGACGTGGAGGAGGCATCGTGGCGCTGTCAGAGCGCGAGCAGCAGATGCTCGACGAGATGGAGCAGGCGCTCTACGCCGAGGACCCGCGTTTCGCGAGCAGCATGAAGGGCGGCTCGGTCACCACGGAGCAGAAGCGGCGCCGGATCATCGGCGGCGTGGGTGCCGCGGCCGGTCTCGCCATCGTCATCCTCGGGGTCTCCACCTCGATCTGGGTCGGCGTCGCCGGATTCGCCGTCATCGTCGCCTCGCTGGCCGTCGCCCTCGCGCCGGCCCGGGAGACCACCTCGCTCCACGTCGTCGCCGACGACGGGACGCTCGCGTCGCCGAAGAAGGCTGAGCGCGGCCCCCGGATCCCCGGAAAGGGCACGACGAAGGGTCGCCCGCGTCAGCGGGCCGGACGCTCGCCCTCCTCGGGAAGCTTCATGCAGCGGCTCGAGGAGCGCTGGGAGCGCCGCCGGCAGCAGGGCCACTGAGCGGCTCCACCCAGGCGGCCACCACTTCGCCCGGTTCTCGACCAGCGAGCGGATCACCCCTTCGCCCATGCTCGGACGGCTCGAACCCGACAACGTGACTCGAACCCGGAAACCGTTCCCGGGTTCGAGTGCCTTTATCGGATAACCCGATAAAGGTGGGGGGGAGATAAAAAGGGGGGGGTCAGACCGAGTGGCTGAGGATGCCCACGGTCCAGGTGGTCGCGATCGCCATCGCGGCGGCGAGCTCGACCCCGATGCTGCGCAGGACGCCGCGGATCGCGGCCTGGGTCGCCGCCCACGCGCGGTCACGCTCGCGGTAGCGGGAGTACTCGACGAGGAAGACCCCGAGGACGAAGAAGAGGGGCGCCCCGACGATCGGGACGACGAAGAAGCCGACGACCGCGGCGAGCAGGCCGAGCACGATCGTCCAGCCGCCGACCCCTTCGGCCTTCATCTTGCGGCCCGGGATGGTCAGCTGGAGCACGAGGCCCACGGCGTAGATCAGCGCGGCGAGCCCGAAGGTCACCCACGCGCGCGTGCCGCCGACGTCGAGCGCCCAGACGAGCACGGTCCCCAGGCAGATGAGCAGGCCGGGGAGGACGGGGAAGACGATCCCCAGGACGCCCACAGCGAAGATCAGGACGAGGACCCACAGGCTCGCCGGGGTCGCGTCCGGCACCGCAGCGGTCAGCCCGGGGAGGTGGCCGAGCAGGCCGGTCATCGTCAGATCTCGTCGGCCGTCGAGGCGGCCGGGGTCTCCTGAAGACGCTCGGTCTGGTCGTCGATGTCGGCAAGGTCACGCAGGCGGGGCAGGTGCTCGCGTCCGTGGTGGGCGCAGAAGAAGAGCTCACCACCCGCGTGGAGCCGGGCGCGGACGTATGCCTGGGCCCCGCAACGGTCGCAGCGGTCGGCCGCGGTCAGGGGAGTGGCCAGGGTCGCGTTCACGTCATTCCTTCTTTCGGGATCACAACATCAAGTCTGTCGGGACTCGACGTGGCTAACAGTGAATCACGCCGAACCCTTCCCGACCCCACAAGAAGCCCGGCCGGTCGCCCCCCCCTTCGCCCCCTGGCACGCGCGCCTCCCGGCGTTGTCGGTACCCCCGGCATACCCTGCGGGGGCGGGGCAGAACTCCCGCAGCACCGAGACGTAAGGACGACCCACCCCCGTGCCAGCAGCGACGAAGACCGCGGCGAAGAAGGCGACGAGCAAGACCGCCCAGGACTACACCGCGCACCACCTCCAGGTGCTCGAGGGCCTCGAGGCGGTCCGCAAGCGGCCGGGCATGTACATCGGCAGCACCGACAGCCGCGGGCTCATGCACTGCCTCTGGGAGATCATCGACAACGCCGTCGACGAGGCCCTCGGCGGCCACGGCGACCGGATCGAGGTGATCCTGCACCAGGACGGCTCCGTCGAGGTCCGGGACCGGGCACGCGGCATCCCCGTCGACATCGAGCCGCGCACCGGGCTGACCGGCGTCGAGGTCGTCTTCACCAAGCTCCACGCGGGCGGCAAGTTCGGCGGCGGCAGCTACACCGCCTCCGGCGGTCTCCACGGCGTCGGCGCCTCGGTCGTCAACGCCCTCTCCTCGCGTCTCGACGTCGAGGTCGACCGGGCGGGCAAGACCTACGCGATGTCCTTCCGAAGGGGTGAGCCCGGGGTCTTCTCCGACGTCGCCGGCTCGGCGGGGGAGAAGAACCCCGAGCACGACTTCACCCCGTACGAGAAGGGCTCCGAGCTCGCCGTCATCGCCAAGGCGAAGCGGGGCGTCACCGGCACCCGCGTGCGCTACTGGGCCGACCCGCACATCTTCCCGACGGAGTCGGGCTTCGACTACGAGGCCCTCGTCGGCCGTGCCCGCCAGACCTCCTTCCTCGTGCCGGGACTGACCCTCGTCGTCCGCGACGAGCGCCGGCTGGCGGGGACGAAGGGGGAGGACGGCCCGGTCGAAGAGGTCTTCCACCACGACGGCGGGATCACCGAGTACGTCGACTTCCTCGCCCCCGACCAGAGCGTCACCGACGTGTGGCGGCTCCAGGGCAGCGGGACCTTCACCGAGACCGTGCCGGTGCTCGACGCCTCCGGCCACATGACCCCGACCGAGGTCGAGCGCGAGTGCGGCGTCGACATCGCGCTGCGCTGGGGGACCGGCTACGACACCAAGGTCAGCTCTTTCGTCAACATCATCGCCACGCCCAAGGGCGGCACGCACATGGCCGGCTTCGAGCAGTCGCTGCTCAAGGTCTTCCGCAAGCAGCTCGAGGCCAACGCCCGCAAGCTCAAGGTCGGCAACGACAAGGTCGAGAAGGATGACGTCCTCGCCGGCCTCACCGCGGTCGTCACGGTGCGCCTCGCCGAGCCGCAGTTCGAGGGGCAGACCAAGGAGGTCCTCGGGACCTCCGCGGTGCGCTCGATCGTCGGCAAGGTCGTCGAGACCGAGCTGACGAGCCAGCTCAAGAGCACCAAGCGCGGCGAGAAGCAGCAGGCGGCACAGCTGCTCGAGAAGGTCGTCGCCGAGATGAAGTCGCGGATCAGCGCGCGCGTGCACAAGGAGACCCAGCGCCGCAAGAACGCGCTCGAGAGCTCCACGCTGCCGCCGAAGCTGCGCGACTGCCGGAGCAACGACCTCGAGAAGACCGAGCTCTTCATCGTCGAGGGTGACTCCGCCATGGGCACGGCCAAGGAGGCCCGCAACAGCGAGTTCCAGGCGCTGCTGCCGATCCGCGGCAAGATCCTCAACGTCCAGAAGGCCGCGGTCGGCGACATGCTGAAGAACGCCGAGTGCGCCTCGATCATCCAGGTCGTCGGGGCCGGCTCGGGGCGCTCCTTCGACCTCGGCTCCGCCCGCTACGGCAAGGTCGTCATCATGACCGACGCCGACGTCGACGGCGCCCACATCCGCACCCTGCTGCTCACCCTCTTCTTCAACCACATGCGGCCGCTCGTCGAGGCCGGCCGGGTCTACGCGGCCGTCCCGCCGCTGCACCGCATCGAGGTGGTCAACCCGGGCGCGAAGAAGAACGAGCTGATCTACACCTACTCCGAGGCCGAGATGCGCTCGACGCTCGCGAGCCTGACCAAGCGGGGCAAGACGATCAAGCAGCCGCTCCAGCGCTACAAGGGCCTGGGTGAGATGGACGCCGACCAGCTCGCCGAGACGACGATGGACCCCGCGCACCGCACGCTGCGCCGGGTGACCCTCGACGACGTCGACGCGGTGGCCGAGGTCTTCGAGCTGCTCATGGGCAAGGACGTCGATCCGCGGCGCGAGTTCATCGTCGGGTCCGCGGCCCAGCTCGACCGCGACCGCATCGACGCCTGACCTTTCGGCTCAGGCCGGGGTCACGGATCCGACACGCCGGGGCCACAGCAGTTGCGACAGCGGGTGATCTGAGTCACGGTATGACGATCCTGCGTGACGACGCGCCGGACTGTCGAGCTGGGAGGGCCCATGTCCGAGACCGCCACGTCGGACCGCGTCACCGGTGAGGAGCACGGGGAGCTCAAGAGGGTCATGGGACCCAAGCTCCTGCTGCTCTTCATCGTCGGAGACATCCTCGGGACGGGTGTCTACGCCCTGACCGGCAGGGTCGCCGCCGAGGTCGGTGGCGCCGCCTGGGCCCCCTTCCTCGCGGCCTTTGTCGTCGCGACGATCACCGCCTTCTCCTACCTGGAGCTCGTGACGAAGTACCCGCAGGCCGGTGGTGCCGCCACCTTCATCCACAAGGCCTTCGGCATCCACTTCGTCACCTTCATCGTCGCCTTCGCGGTGATGTGCTCCGGCATCACCTCGGCCTCGACGGCGGCCAACGCCTTCGCCGGCTTCCTCAGCGACGGCCTGGGCCTGGGCTGGGAGGCCGGCTCGACGCCGCTGCTCCTCGGCGCGCTGGCCTTCATGACGGTCGTCGCGGCGATCAACTTCCGCGGCGTCGGCGAGAGCGTCAAGGCCAACGTCGTGCTCACCCTCGTCGAGCTTTCCGGCCTGCTGCTCATCATCTTCATCGGCCTCTACGCCGTGACCCAGGGCAAGGCCGACTTCTCGCGCGCGATGGTCTTCGAGTCCTCCGAGGACAAGGGCACCTTCTTCGCCATCACCATGGCGACCTCGCTCGCGTTCTTCGCGATGGTCGGCTTCGA
Proteins encoded:
- a CDS encoding SAV_6107 family HEPN domain-containing protein, which codes for MRQIDEVTRLFAAAADTLTEAHWVRSAPERLAATRAGTLQVAAAVLAARGRPGALGAAGERPGCPWEALARIAPELAERADHLARAYAQPPQDVRGLDDLLRAGEDFLLVAAATLGLPAPSLPATLVPVSLTSLRPAGGARAS
- a CDS encoding DNA polymerase III subunit alpha produces the protein MTGAARTVGDPTTAAGGSPFAHLRVASGYSLRHGTATPEALVARAAEHGQRWLALTDRDGLYGAVRHVRAAAAAGIEPLLGVDLAVRPGSGPTPPTTSRTPVRGGASVDPRHPRVTVLARGAGAGVPHALGWARLCRLVSEAHLVGERGQADVEAATIARHARGPEGERSPLVVLLGPDSDVGRALLARRPDEAMSRLRRWVGLLGRDGVVVEVVDHGGPAGTPASTGHAALLLALADAARVRAVLTGAVRHLDPADSVVADVLDATRRLVVLDTRHLDRVSDAGHLASTPTMTRVAHRAAAAGIGRGAGRPGESARQRGERLLADTLATAAECAQDPRHDLGIGRVHLPEASVLGIAADEDPMAVLTQRCRAAVGRRYPGADDALLARVHARLDEELRVIDTLGYPTYFLTVATVVDLITEAGVRVAARGSGAGSLVNHLLGISAIDPIRYGLLMERFCSPLRAELPDIDIDVESARRTEIYELILERFGRERVTCVSMMDTYKARHAIRDVGAALGMTPGEVDEIAKSFPHIRARDVRSALEELPELRSRGLGTPRLRTLFELVERLDGLPRHIALHPCGVVLSDAGLLDRTPVESSWLGFPMSQFDKDDVEVLGLLKLDVLGIRMQSAMAYAVREVERVDGQQIDLDDRGDVPLDDEATFRMIRTTRTLGCFQIESPGQRELIGKLGPVAFEDLVVDISLFRPGPVKSDMIRPFLEARHGWSTPDLLHPSLVDALAETEGVVVFHEQMLQIIAETTGVSLAQADEVRRTMGGRDGQDRIEAWWRPAALARGYAPDDVDRIWSVLAAFASFGFCKAHAAAFAMPTYQSAWLKTHHPAAFLAGVLTHDPGMYPKRLILDDARSLGITVLPVDVNASTGEYRVERVGADLAGHDRGPVDPALPDGSGYGIRVALSDVRGMSEAEVARVVAGAPYESLADFWTRAQVSRPVVESLVLVGAFDAVHGIAATGAARSLDGAGAGSSAAGPGRRGRLTRRDLLLHVAELDRWSRSTGRPAGRRRGRTTPFATGRRGQAPVWAEDGMPGAQQVRTPSVTAAARQPVASQLTLDLGDEPDLVPGVGLPEMSAAEQVRAELDVLGLDASRHVMDLYTPMLDALGVTRSRDVLSVRSRSQILVAGVKVATQTPPIRSGRRVVFLTVDDSTGPVDATFFEDVQGPYAATIFHSWLVLVRGTVRRTGERGVSLLADGAWELPGLWDAWSTGGLPAVHAALEEADAMARARAEAVEGDGAPGRRVLVHASGFRQSPYADVRPAGEAVTAVPGRGRGGAPGGLSGAATRKLWHASPGSSGW
- a CDS encoding methyltransferase domain-containing protein, with amino-acid sequence MTEDRRPARRRGVESNLRTAAVWAEVAELTTDRRTELGRPLRVLDLGGGTGGLAVPLAEQGHTVTVVDPSADALASLRRRSAESSASARISAVQGDADSLTDVLAPGSVDLVCCHGTLEVVDDPDSTLARIADVLAPGGYLSLVTAQRLAAVLARALAGRFDQAQHVLASEDGRWGDGDPMPRRFDQGDVVARLGRAGFTVESIHGVRVFSDLVPGALLDSESDRAEILALEQASVGDAERSVLSHLGTQLHALARRD
- the dinB gene encoding DNA polymerase IV, which codes for MSRRQFRVPERADDRPLDETGCTVLHVDMDAFYASVSLRTRPELVGTPVIIGGGGRSVVLSATYEARAFGVTSAMPMGRARRLCPQARIIAPDHALYSEVSQGVMRIFESITPFVEPLSLDEAFLDVAGAVRLMGPPTVIAQMIRDRVVDEQGITCSVGVASTKFVAKLASGLAKPDGLLLVPAGEMVTFVQQLPVGALWGVGDRTEEALARLGLKTVADIAHTPRTTLTRALGEATGAHLHDLAWGRDPRRVEPVQRERSIGHERTFSADVDDPEVVRRVLLGLSDKAAARLRSHELVGRTVSIKIRFADFTTITRSRSLRDATDVSRDIYAVARELYEALGLQRARIRLVGVRVEGLSEAASTPVQVALDEPEHGWRDADRAIDRASARFGAGSVRPASLLTGESRPTARPDPDLD
- a CDS encoding DUF3040 domain-containing protein — encoded protein: MALSEREQQMLDEMEQALYAEDPRFASSMKGGSVTTEQKRRRIIGGVGAAAGLAIVILGVSTSIWVGVAGFAVIVASLAVALAPARETTSLHVVADDGTLASPKKAERGPRIPGKGTTKGRPRQRAGRSPSSGSFMQRLEERWERRRQQGH
- a CDS encoding DUF456 domain-containing protein; this encodes MTGLLGHLPGLTAAVPDATPASLWVLVLIFAVGVLGIVFPVLPGLLICLGTVLVWALDVGGTRAWVTFGLAALIYAVGLVLQLTIPGRKMKAEGVGGWTIVLGLLAAVVGFFVVPIVGAPLFFVLGVFLVEYSRYRERDRAWAATQAAIRGVLRSIGVELAAAMAIATTWTVGILSHSV
- a CDS encoding DUF7455 domain-containing protein codes for the protein MNATLATPLTAADRCDRCGAQAYVRARLHAGGELFFCAHHGREHLPRLRDLADIDDQTERLQETPAASTADEI
- a CDS encoding DNA gyrase/topoisomerase IV subunit B, coding for MPAATKTAAKKATSKTAQDYTAHHLQVLEGLEAVRKRPGMYIGSTDSRGLMHCLWEIIDNAVDEALGGHGDRIEVILHQDGSVEVRDRARGIPVDIEPRTGLTGVEVVFTKLHAGGKFGGGSYTASGGLHGVGASVVNALSSRLDVEVDRAGKTYAMSFRRGEPGVFSDVAGSAGEKNPEHDFTPYEKGSELAVIAKAKRGVTGTRVRYWADPHIFPTESGFDYEALVGRARQTSFLVPGLTLVVRDERRLAGTKGEDGPVEEVFHHDGGITEYVDFLAPDQSVTDVWRLQGSGTFTETVPVLDASGHMTPTEVERECGVDIALRWGTGYDTKVSSFVNIIATPKGGTHMAGFEQSLLKVFRKQLEANARKLKVGNDKVEKDDVLAGLTAVVTVRLAEPQFEGQTKEVLGTSAVRSIVGKVVETELTSQLKSTKRGEKQQAAQLLEKVVAEMKSRISARVHKETQRRKNALESSTLPPKLRDCRSNDLEKTELFIVEGDSAMGTAKEARNSEFQALLPIRGKILNVQKAAVGDMLKNAECASIIQVVGAGSGRSFDLGSARYGKVVIMTDADVDGAHIRTLLLTLFFNHMRPLVEAGRVYAAVPPLHRIEVVNPGAKKNELIYTYSEAEMRSTLASLTKRGKTIKQPLQRYKGLGEMDADQLAETTMDPAHRTLRRVTLDDVDAVAEVFELLMGKDVDPRREFIVGSAAQLDRDRIDA